The following coding sequences are from one Paenarthrobacter ureafaciens window:
- the rplF gene encoding 50S ribosomal protein L6, whose product MSRIGRLPITVPAGVEVKLDGSVISVKGAKGELSHTVASPIEVSLEENTLTVTRPNDERNSRSLHGLTRTLIANMIQGVTEGYEKKLEIVGTGYRVQAKGSDLEFALGYSHPVNVSAPEGITFAVEGPTKLSVSGINKQQVGEVAANIRKLRKPDPYKGKGVRYAGEVIRRKVGKAGK is encoded by the coding sequence ATGTCACGTATTGGACGTCTCCCCATCACCGTTCCTGCCGGCGTTGAGGTCAAGCTCGATGGCTCCGTCATCAGCGTCAAGGGTGCCAAGGGCGAGCTGAGCCACACTGTTGCCAGCCCGATCGAGGTTTCCCTCGAAGAGAACACTCTCACGGTCACCCGCCCGAACGACGAGCGCAACTCGCGTTCGCTGCACGGCCTGACCCGCACCCTGATCGCCAACATGATCCAGGGCGTTACCGAGGGCTACGAGAAGAAGCTTGAAATCGTTGGTACCGGTTACCGCGTTCAGGCCAAGGGTTCTGACCTGGAGTTCGCTCTCGGCTACAGCCACCCTGTAAACGTCTCGGCACCTGAGGGCATCACCTTCGCTGTGGAGGGCCCCACCAAGCTCTCTGTTTCGGGTATCAACAAGCAGCAGGTGGGCGAGGTTGCTGCCAACATTCGCAAGCTGCGCAAGCCTGACCCCTACAAGGGCAAGGGTGTCCGTTACGCCGGCGAAGTCATCCGCCGCAAGGTCGGAAAGGCTGGTAAGTAA
- the rpsJ gene encoding 30S ribosomal protein S10 translates to MAGQKIRIRLKSYDHEVIDVSARKIVETVTRAGATVVGPVPLPTEKNVYCVIRSPHKYKDSREHFEMRTHKRLIDIIDPTPKAVDSLMRLDLPADVNIEIKL, encoded by the coding sequence ATGGCGGGACAAAAAATCCGCATCCGGCTGAAGTCATATGACCACGAGGTCATTGATGTTTCAGCGCGGAAGATCGTTGAGACGGTCACGCGCGCAGGCGCAACGGTAGTCGGCCCGGTGCCGCTGCCGACGGAGAAGAACGTTTACTGCGTTATTCGCTCTCCGCACAAGTACAAGGACAGCCGTGAGCACTTCGAAATGCGTACTCACAAGCGTCTGATCGACATCATCGACCCCACGCCGAAGGCCGTTGACTCGCTTATGCGTCTCGACCTGCCTGCAGACGTGAACATCGAAATCAAGCTCTAG
- the rplP gene encoding 50S ribosomal protein L16, with the protein MLIPRRVKHRKQHHPGRSGAATGGTKVTFGEYGIQALSPAYVTNRQIESARIAMTRHIKRGGKVWINIYPDRPLTKKPAETRMGSGKGSPEWWVANVKPGRVLFELSGVNEEVAREALRLAIHKLPLKARIVRREGGE; encoded by the coding sequence ATGCTTATCCCACGTCGAGTCAAGCACCGTAAGCAGCACCACCCGGGTCGTTCCGGCGCTGCTACGGGCGGCACCAAGGTCACTTTCGGTGAGTACGGCATCCAGGCCCTGAGCCCGGCATACGTCACCAACCGTCAGATCGAGTCCGCTCGTATCGCGATGACCCGCCACATCAAGCGTGGCGGCAAGGTCTGGATCAACATCTACCCGGACCGTCCGCTGACGAAGAAGCCTGCTGAAACCCGTATGGGTTCCGGTAAGGGTTCTCCGGAATGGTGGGTCGCAAACGTCAAGCCGGGCCGGGTTCTGTTCGAACTCTCCGGTGTCAATGAAGAGGTAGCTCGCGAGGCCCTGCGCCTGGCAATCCACAAGCTGCCGTTGAAGGCACGCATTGTGCGTCGCGAAGGTGGTGAATAG
- the rpsQ gene encoding 30S ribosomal protein S17, with the protein MSEKENVTEAAASAEQQRGYRKTRRGYVVSDKMEKTIVVEVEDRVKHALYGKVIRRTSKIKAHDEQNTAGIGDLVLIAETRPLSATKRFRLVEILEKAK; encoded by the coding sequence GTGAGCGAGAAGGAAAACGTGACGGAAGCAGCAGCCAGCGCTGAGCAGCAGCGCGGTTACCGTAAGACGCGTCGCGGCTACGTAGTCTCCGACAAGATGGAAAAGACCATCGTTGTTGAGGTTGAAGACCGCGTGAAGCACGCTCTTTACGGCAAGGTTATTCGCCGCACCTCGAAGATCAAGGCTCACGACGAGCAGAACACCGCCGGCATCGGCGACCTCGTTCTGATCGCCGAGACCCGCCCGCTGTCCGCTACCAAGCGGTTCCGCCTGGTGGAGATCCTCGAGAAGGCCAAGTAA
- the rpsE gene encoding 30S ribosomal protein S5, translating into MTEAVAAEATETAPATDDRRGGRRGERGERGQGRGDRGGRGGRDGGRDAEKSQFVERVVTINRVAKVVKGGRRFSFTALVVVGDGNGMVGVGYGKAKEVPAAIAKGVEEAKKSFFRVPRVGNTIPHRVQGEAAAGVVLLRPASAGTGVIAGGPVRAVLECVGIHDILSKSLGSSNAINIVHATVDALKQLEEPASVAARRGLPLDEVAPVALVRALQNQKAGV; encoded by the coding sequence GTGACTGAAGCTGTAGCTGCTGAAGCAACTGAGACCGCACCCGCTACCGACGACCGCCGCGGCGGACGTCGTGGTGAGCGCGGCGAGCGTGGCCAGGGCCGCGGCGACCGTGGTGGCCGTGGTGGCCGCGACGGCGGTCGCGACGCTGAGAAGAGCCAGTTCGTAGAGCGTGTTGTAACCATCAACCGCGTTGCCAAGGTCGTCAAGGGTGGTCGTCGCTTCAGCTTCACCGCTCTCGTCGTCGTCGGTGACGGTAACGGCATGGTTGGCGTCGGCTACGGCAAGGCCAAGGAAGTTCCCGCTGCTATCGCCAAGGGCGTTGAAGAGGCCAAGAAGTCCTTCTTCCGCGTTCCCCGCGTTGGCAACACCATCCCGCACCGCGTGCAGGGTGAGGCTGCTGCAGGCGTTGTCCTGCTGCGTCCGGCTTCCGCCGGTACCGGTGTTATCGCCGGTGGTCCGGTCCGTGCGGTACTGGAGTGCGTGGGTATCCACGACATCCTCTCCAAGTCGCTCGGTTCCTCCAACGCGATCAACATCGTTCACGCGACCGTTGACGCCCTGAAGCAGCTCGAAGAGCCCGCTTCCGTGGCTGCCCGCCGTGGCCTGCCGCTGGACGAGGTTGCTCCGGTTGCCCTGGTGCGTGCGCTCCAGAACCAGAAGGCAGGTGTCTAG
- the rplB gene encoding 50S ribosomal protein L2, with protein MGIRKYKPTTPGRRGSSVADFAEITRSTPEKSLLRPLHKTGGRNNTGKITTRHKGGGHKRQYRLIDFRRHDKDGINARVAEIEYDPNRTARIALLHYVDGTKRYIIAPNKLSQGDFVEAGPDADIKPGNNLPLRNIPVGTVIHAVELRPGGGAKMARSAGASVQLVAKEGRFAQLRLPSGEIRNVDVRCRATVGEVGNAEQSNINWGKAGRMRWKGVRPTVRGVAMNPVDHPHGGGEGKTSGGRHPVNPNGKPEGRTRRPNKESDKLIVRRRRTGKNKR; from the coding sequence ATGGGAATCCGTAAATACAAGCCGACTACCCCGGGCCGTCGTGGCTCGAGCGTAGCCGACTTTGCTGAAATCACGCGGTCGACTCCGGAAAAGTCGTTGCTGCGTCCGCTGCACAAGACCGGCGGCCGTAACAACACCGGTAAGATCACCACCCGTCACAAGGGTGGCGGACACAAGCGCCAGTACCGTCTGATCGACTTCCGTCGTCACGACAAGGACGGCATCAACGCCCGCGTTGCCGAAATCGAGTACGATCCGAACCGCACGGCTCGCATCGCCCTCCTGCACTATGTTGATGGCACCAAGCGTTACATCATCGCTCCGAACAAGCTGTCCCAGGGTGACTTCGTCGAGGCTGGCCCCGACGCTGACATCAAGCCGGGCAACAACCTGCCGCTGCGCAACATCCCCGTCGGTACCGTGATCCACGCAGTTGAACTGCGTCCGGGTGGCGGCGCCAAGATGGCCCGCTCCGCAGGTGCTTCGGTCCAGCTCGTCGCCAAGGAAGGCCGTTTCGCCCAGCTGCGTCTGCCCTCCGGTGAAATCCGCAACGTTGACGTGCGCTGCCGCGCAACCGTCGGCGAGGTCGGCAACGCCGAGCAGTCGAACATCAACTGGGGCAAGGCCGGTCGTATGCGCTGGAAGGGCGTTCGCCCGACCGTCCGTGGTGTAGCCATGAACCCGGTTGACCACCCGCACGGTGGTGGTGAAGGTAAGACTTCCGGTGGTCGCCACCCGGTCAACCCGAACGGCAAGCCCGAGGGCCGTACCCGCCGCCCGAACAAAGAGAGCGACAAGCTTATTGTTCGTCGCCGCCGTACTGGCAAGAACAAGCGATAG
- the rpmD gene encoding 50S ribosomal protein L30, which produces MAKNLTPSDAKLEITQIKGVIGAKQNQRDTLRSLGLKRIGHTVVRTADAVTVGMLNTVPHLVNVEEAK; this is translated from the coding sequence ATGGCTAAGAACCTGACTCCTTCCGACGCCAAGTTGGAAATAACCCAGATCAAGGGCGTCATTGGCGCCAAGCAGAACCAGCGCGACACCCTTCGGTCCCTCGGCCTCAAGCGCATCGGACACACCGTTGTCCGTACCGCTGACGCCGTGACCGTTGGCATGCTCAACACGGTTCCGCACCTCGTGAATGTAGAGGAGGCGAAGTAA
- the rpsS gene encoding 30S ribosomal protein S19 — protein sequence MPRSLKKGPFVDQHLFVKVARENEKGTKNVIKTWSRRSMIIPDMLGHTIAVHDGRKHIPVFVTESMVGHKLGEFAPTRTFRGHVKDDRKGKRR from the coding sequence ATGCCACGCAGCCTGAAAAAAGGTCCTTTCGTTGACCAGCACCTCTTTGTGAAGGTCGCACGGGAAAACGAAAAGGGCACCAAGAACGTCATCAAGACCTGGTCCCGTCGTTCGATGATCATCCCCGACATGCTCGGGCACACGATCGCCGTACACGACGGCCGCAAGCACATCCCGGTGTTTGTCACTGAGTCGATGGTCGGGCACAAGCTCGGCGAATTCGCTCCTACGCGGACTTTCCGCGGCCATGTTAAGGACGACCGTAAGGGCAAGCGCCGCTAG
- the rpsH gene encoding 30S ribosomal protein S8 — protein sequence MTMTDPVADMLTRLRNANSAYHDTVSMPYSKLKARVADILKAEGFIADWKEEDAEVGKKLTISLKFGPNRERSIAGVRRISKPGLRVYAKSTNLPHVLGGLGIAILSTSSGLLTDKQAGKKGVGGEVLAYVW from the coding sequence ATGACTATGACAGATCCTGTCGCAGACATGCTTACGCGTCTGCGCAATGCAAACTCGGCATACCACGACACCGTGTCCATGCCGTACAGCAAGCTGAAGGCACGCGTTGCCGACATCCTGAAGGCAGAAGGCTTCATCGCTGACTGGAAGGAAGAGGACGCAGAGGTTGGCAAGAAGCTGACCATCAGCCTGAAGTTCGGACCGAACCGCGAGCGTTCGATCGCCGGTGTCCGCCGCATCTCCAAGCCGGGTCTCCGCGTTTACGCGAAGTCCACCAACCTGCCTCACGTGCTGGGTGGCCTGGGTATCGCAATCCTGTCCACCTCTTCCGGCCTCCTGACTGACAAGCAGGCCGGCAAGAAGGGCGTGGGCGGCGAAGTCCTCGCGTACGTCTGGTAA
- the rplR gene encoding 50S ribosomal protein L18, giving the protein MAIAINKKRSNKSKSAARSRRQLRIRKRIAGTAVRPRLVVNRSARHVFVQVVDDSKGVTVASASTLEADLRALEGDKTAKAKRVGELVAERAKAAGIEAVVFDRGGNKYHGRIAAVADGAREGGLAL; this is encoded by the coding sequence ATGGCCATCGCAATTAACAAGAAGCGTTCGAACAAGAGCAAGTCTGCTGCACGCAGCCGTCGCCAGCTTCGTATCCGCAAGCGCATCGCCGGTACGGCCGTACGTCCGCGTCTGGTCGTCAACCGTTCGGCACGTCACGTATTCGTTCAGGTTGTCGATGACAGCAAGGGCGTAACCGTGGCTTCGGCTTCCACCCTGGAAGCTGACCTGCGTGCACTCGAAGGCGACAAGACTGCCAAGGCCAAGCGCGTTGGCGAGCTCGTTGCAGAGCGCGCAAAGGCTGCAGGCATCGAAGCTGTTGTCTTCGACCGTGGCGGTAACAAGTACCACGGCCGCATCGCCGCCGTCGCTGACGGTGCTCGCGAAGGTGGGCTGGCACTGTGA
- the rplV gene encoding 50S ribosomal protein L22, whose protein sequence is MEAKAIARHIRVTPMKARRVVNLVRGKQANEALAILKFAPQAASEPVFKVLQSAMANARVLADRDGVAFDDSDLFIIEAFVDEGPTMKRFQPRAQGRAYRIKKRTSHITVVVATPEKEEAR, encoded by the coding sequence ATGGAAGCCAAGGCAATTGCGCGTCACATCCGCGTAACGCCTATGAAGGCCCGGCGCGTCGTCAACCTTGTTCGTGGCAAGCAAGCGAATGAGGCTCTGGCAATTCTGAAGTTTGCCCCCCAGGCAGCTTCGGAGCCGGTATTCAAGGTACTTCAGTCGGCAATGGCCAACGCCCGCGTTCTCGCGGACCGCGATGGCGTTGCATTCGACGACAGCGACCTCTTCATCATCGAAGCATTCGTTGATGAGGGCCCGACCATGAAGCGGTTCCAGCCGCGTGCCCAGGGCCGCGCCTACCGCATCAAGAAGCGGACCAGCCACATCACCGTGGTCGTCGCAACCCCGGAGAAAGAGGAGGCTCGCTAA
- the rpsC gene encoding 30S ribosomal protein S3, protein MGQKVNPHGFRLGITTDHVSHWFADSNKPGQRYKDFVREDIKIRQLMSTGMERAGIAKVEIERTRDRVRVDIHTARPGIVIGRRGAEADRIRGELEKLTGKQVQLNILEVKNPEIEAQLVAQGIAEQLTSRVAFRRAMKKAMQSAQRAGAKGIRVACSGRLGGAEMSRSEFYREGRVPLHTLRANIDYGFYEAKTTFGRIGVKVWIYKGDVTAKELAQQAAAAPSRGRGGDRPGRPGGDRRRRNDRPAAEAAPAAVEAPAAEAAAPAAEGGQA, encoded by the coding sequence GTGGGACAGAAAGTAAACCCGCACGGGTTCCGACTCGGCATCACCACCGACCACGTTTCGCACTGGTTTGCTGACAGCAACAAGCCGGGACAGCGCTACAAGGACTTCGTCCGCGAGGACATCAAGATCCGTCAGCTCATGTCCACCGGCATGGAGCGCGCCGGCATCGCCAAGGTCGAGATCGAGCGCACTCGTGACCGCGTCCGCGTGGACATCCACACGGCACGTCCGGGCATCGTCATCGGCCGCCGCGGCGCTGAAGCAGACCGCATCCGCGGCGAGCTCGAGAAGCTCACCGGCAAGCAGGTCCAGCTGAACATCCTCGAGGTCAAGAACCCCGAGATCGAAGCACAGCTTGTTGCCCAGGGCATCGCTGAGCAGCTGACTTCCCGCGTGGCATTCCGCCGTGCAATGAAGAAGGCCATGCAGTCCGCACAGCGCGCAGGTGCCAAGGGCATCCGTGTTGCTTGCTCGGGCCGTCTGGGCGGCGCAGAAATGTCCCGCTCGGAGTTCTACCGCGAAGGCCGTGTGCCCCTGCACACCCTCCGCGCGAACATCGACTACGGCTTCTACGAAGCCAAGACCACCTTCGGCCGCATTGGCGTGAAGGTTTGGATCTACAAGGGTGACGTCACCGCCAAGGAACTGGCTCAGCAGGCAGCTGCTGCTCCGTCCCGCGGCCGTGGAGGAGACCGTCCGGGCCGCCCGGGTGGCGACCGCCGTCGTCGTAACGACCGTCCGGCAGCCGAGGCAGCACCTGCTGCCGTTGAAGCACCGGCCGCTGAAGCTGCTGCTCCTGCAGCAGAAGGAGGACAGGCTTAA
- the rplE gene encoding 50S ribosomal protein L5: MSETTVATKIVPRLKTKYAETIKKSLQDEFNYANVNQVPRLVKVVVNMGVGDAAKDSKLIDGAVRDLTLITGQKPQVTKARKSIAQFKLREGMPIGAHATLRGDRMWEFVDRLVSLALPRIRDFRGLNGKQFDGNGNYTFGLTEQVMFHEIDQDSIDRVRGMDITVVTTAKTDDEGRALLKALGFPFKTEN, translated from the coding sequence ATGAGCGAGACCACTGTCGCAACCAAGATCGTTCCTCGTCTGAAGACGAAGTACGCAGAGACCATCAAGAAGTCCCTGCAGGACGAGTTCAACTACGCGAACGTCAACCAGGTTCCCCGTCTGGTGAAGGTCGTTGTGAACATGGGTGTTGGAGATGCCGCCAAGGACTCCAAGCTGATCGACGGCGCTGTCCGCGACCTCACCCTCATCACCGGCCAGAAGCCGCAGGTAACCAAGGCCCGCAAGTCGATCGCACAGTTCAAGCTGCGCGAAGGCATGCCGATCGGTGCACACGCAACCCTGCGTGGCGACCGCATGTGGGAATTCGTGGACCGTCTGGTATCGCTGGCCCTGCCGCGTATCCGTGACTTCCGCGGCCTCAACGGCAAGCAGTTCGATGGCAACGGCAACTACACCTTCGGTCTGACCGAGCAGGTTATGTTCCACGAAATCGACCAGGACTCCATTGACCGCGTTCGCGGTATGGACATCACGGTCGTCACCACCGCCAAGACCGACGACGAAGGCCGCGCGCTGCTCAAGGCGCTTGGTTTCCCGTTCAAGACTGAAAACTAA
- the rplD gene encoding 50S ribosomal protein L4 — MTSTVKVDLPAEIFDVQTNVPLLHQVVVAQLAAARQGTHKTKTRAEVSGAGRKPFKQKGTGRARQGSIRAPHMTGGGIVHGPTPRDYSQRTPKKMKAAALRGALSDRARNGRIHVIEALVAGTKPSAKEALASLRAVSERKNLLVVIERAEDVAALSVRNLADVHVLYADQLNTYDVLISDDVVFTKAAFDAFVADKAKNEEASK, encoded by the coding sequence ATGACTAGCACTGTCAAGGTAGACCTGCCTGCAGAGATCTTCGACGTCCAGACCAACGTGCCCCTGCTGCACCAGGTCGTCGTCGCACAGCTCGCTGCTGCGCGCCAGGGTACCCACAAGACCAAGACCCGCGCCGAGGTTTCCGGTGCAGGTCGCAAGCCGTTCAAGCAGAAGGGCACCGGTCGCGCCCGTCAGGGTTCCATCCGTGCTCCCCACATGACCGGCGGTGGCATCGTCCACGGTCCGACCCCGCGCGACTACAGCCAGCGCACCCCCAAGAAGATGAAGGCTGCTGCTCTCCGTGGCGCCCTCTCTGACCGCGCCCGCAACGGCCGCATCCACGTTATTGAAGCCCTGGTTGCCGGCACCAAGCCGTCCGCCAAGGAAGCACTGGCGTCGCTGCGTGCAGTCTCCGAGCGCAAGAACCTGCTCGTCGTAATCGAGCGCGCCGAAGACGTTGCTGCACTGTCCGTGCGCAACCTCGCAGATGTTCACGTTCTGTACGCAGACCAGCTGAACACCTACGACGTGCTCATCTCCGACGACGTGGTCTTCACCAAGGCTGCTTTCGACGCGTTCGTCGCTGACAAGGCAAAGAACGAGGAGGCCTCCAAGTGA
- the rpmC gene encoding 50S ribosomal protein L29, with protein sequence MAVGSKDLAPAQLDGFDNERLVEELRKSKEELFNLRFQSATGQLENHGRLRAVKKDIARIYTVLRERELGIRAEVAAPVVEAKEEKKSKKAAKAETAEVEAGEDAK encoded by the coding sequence ATGGCAGTAGGGTCGAAGGATCTCGCACCCGCACAGCTGGACGGTTTCGACAACGAGCGTCTCGTTGAAGAACTCCGCAAGTCCAAGGAAGAGCTGTTCAACCTGCGTTTCCAGTCCGCCACCGGCCAGCTGGAGAACCACGGTCGTCTGCGCGCGGTAAAGAAGGACATCGCACGCATCTACACCGTTCTTCGTGAGCGCGAGCTGGGCATTCGTGCCGAGGTTGCCGCACCGGTTGTGGAAGCCAAGGAAGAAAAGAAGTCCAAGAAGGCTGCCAAGGCTGAAACGGCCGAGGTTGAAGCTGGAGAGGATGCCAAGTGA
- the rplX gene encoding 50S ribosomal protein L24: MAKIKKGDLVQVITGAKQERGGDRGKQGKVLRVFPDTNRVLVEGINRVTKHTKVGQSQRGTKTGGIEVVEAPIHISNVALVDPTTKKPTRVGFRLDTVEKDGRTKTVRIRVSKATGKDI; the protein is encoded by the coding sequence ATGGCTAAGATCAAGAAGGGTGACCTCGTTCAGGTCATCACCGGCGCCAAGCAGGAACGCGGCGGCGACCGCGGCAAGCAGGGCAAGGTCCTGCGCGTATTCCCTGACACCAACCGCGTGCTGGTAGAAGGAATCAACCGCGTCACCAAGCACACCAAGGTCGGACAGTCGCAGCGCGGCACCAAGACCGGTGGCATCGAGGTTGTTGAAGCCCCGATCCACATTTCAAACGTCGCTCTGGTAGACCCGACCACCAAGAAGCCGACCCGCGTTGGTTTCCGTCTCGACACCGTTGAGAAGGACGGCCGTACCAAGACCGTTCGTATCCGCGTGTCCAAGGCCACCGGGAAGGACATCTAA
- the rplN gene encoding 50S ribosomal protein L14 yields the protein MIQQESRLKVADNTGAKEILTIRVLGGSGRRYAGIGDVIVATVKDAIPGGNVKKGDVVKAVIVRTKKERRRADGSYIKFDENAAVILKNDGDPRGTRIFGPVGRELRDKKFMKIVSLAPEVL from the coding sequence TTGATTCAGCAGGAGTCGCGACTGAAGGTCGCCGACAACACGGGTGCTAAGGAAATCCTTACCATTCGCGTTCTCGGTGGATCCGGCCGTCGCTACGCAGGCATCGGCGACGTCATCGTCGCAACCGTCAAGGACGCTATCCCTGGCGGCAACGTAAAGAAGGGTGACGTCGTCAAGGCTGTCATCGTTCGTACCAAGAAGGAACGCCGCCGTGCGGATGGTTCCTACATCAAGTTTGATGAGAACGCAGCTGTGATCCTGAAGAACGACGGTGACCCCCGCGGCACCCGTATCTTCGGCCCGGTTGGTCGTGAACTTCGCGACAAGAAGTTCATGAAGATCGTTTCGCTGGCCCCGGAGGTGCTCTAG
- the rplW gene encoding 50S ribosomal protein L23, with product MSVTTIKDPRDVVLAPVVSEKSYGLIDEGKYTFLVDPRSNKTEIKLAVEKIFSVKVESINTINRAGKRKRTKFGWGQRKSTKRAIVTLKEGTIDIFGGPLA from the coding sequence GTGAGCGTAACCACCATCAAGGACCCGCGCGACGTCGTGCTTGCACCCGTCGTTTCGGAAAAGAGCTACGGTCTGATCGACGAAGGCAAGTACACCTTCCTGGTGGACCCCCGCTCGAACAAGACCGAGATCAAGCTGGCCGTGGAGAAGATCTTCTCCGTCAAGGTCGAATCGATCAACACCATCAACCGTGCCGGTAAGCGCAAGCGCACCAAATTCGGCTGGGGACAGCGCAAGAGCACCAAGCGTGCCATTGTCACCCTCAAAGAAGGCACAATCGACATCTTCGGCGGTCCGCTCGCGTAG
- the rplC gene encoding 50S ribosomal protein L3: MTATRNVKGLLGTKLGMTQVWDENNKLIPVTVVQADSNVITQLRNAEADGYVAVQIGYGQIDPRKVTKPLAGHFEKAGVTPRRHVVELRTADAASYELGQELSVEIFEAGQKIDVVGTSKGKGFAGVMKRHGFSGVGASHGAHKNHRKPGSIGGASTPSRVFKGLKMAGRMGAVRHTTLNLTVHAVDVEKSLLLIKGAVPGARGQVVLVRSAVKGA, encoded by the coding sequence ATGACCGCAACCCGTAACGTGAAGGGCCTGCTGGGCACGAAGCTCGGCATGACCCAGGTCTGGGACGAGAACAACAAGCTCATCCCGGTAACTGTTGTCCAGGCTGACTCCAACGTCATCACCCAGCTGCGCAACGCAGAGGCCGATGGCTACGTCGCCGTACAGATCGGCTACGGCCAGATCGACCCCCGCAAGGTCACCAAGCCGCTGGCTGGTCACTTTGAGAAGGCCGGCGTAACTCCTCGCCGCCACGTCGTCGAACTGCGTACCGCAGACGCCGCATCCTACGAGCTGGGCCAGGAGCTCTCTGTTGAGATCTTCGAAGCCGGCCAGAAGATCGACGTCGTCGGCACCTCCAAGGGTAAGGGCTTTGCCGGTGTTATGAAGCGTCACGGCTTCTCCGGTGTCGGCGCTTCCCACGGTGCCCACAAGAACCACCGTAAGCCTGGCTCCATCGGTGGCGCATCCACCCCGAGCCGCGTCTTCAAGGGTCTGAAAATGGCCGGCCGCATGGGCGCCGTACGTCACACCACCCTGAACCTCACCGTTCACGCTGTTGACGTCGAGAAGTCGCTGCTCCTTATCAAGGGTGCCGTCCCCGGTGCCCGCGGCCAGGTCGTACTCGTACGTTCCGCCGTGAAGGGAGCCTAG